A genomic region of Pseudomonadota bacterium contains the following coding sequences:
- the folK gene encoding 2-amino-4-hydroxy-6-hydroxymethyldihydropteridine diphosphokinase yields MTTHSNDSSKPILIGLGANLTSRHGAPRETIELALASLSDAGVTVAAVAPMYESAPVPASDQPWFVNTVAELETGLQPEELLSLLHKTEEAFGRVRRERWEARVLDIDLLDYRGLISQDGCPILPHPRMADRAFVLLPLRCLAPEWCHPVTGTPIDDLIAALPADQEIRQMVPDDKG; encoded by the coding sequence GTGACGACCCATTCAAACGATAGCTCCAAACCTATCCTGATCGGTCTGGGCGCCAATCTGACGTCGCGCCATGGCGCGCCGCGCGAGACCATCGAGCTCGCCCTGGCGAGCCTCAGCGATGCCGGGGTTACCGTGGCCGCCGTGGCGCCGATGTACGAGAGCGCGCCGGTGCCGGCGAGCGATCAGCCCTGGTTCGTCAATACGGTCGCTGAGTTGGAGACCGGTTTGCAGCCGGAGGAACTGCTCAGCCTGCTTCATAAGACGGAAGAGGCGTTTGGCCGCGTCCGGCGCGAACGCTGGGAGGCGCGGGTGCTGGACATCGATCTATTGGACTATCGTGGTTTGATCAGCCAGGACGGCTGTCCCATTTTGCCACACCCACGCATGGCAGACCGCGCTTTCGTGCTGTTGCCGTTGCGCTGTCTGGCGCCGGAATGGTGTCATCCGGTCACCGGAACGCCGATCGACGACTTGATCGCGGCCTTGCCGGCGGACCAGGAGATTCGGCAGATGGTGCCTGACGACAAGGGCTGA